The window GTATCTTTATCTCTTGTCAGCGAGGGCCTCCTTTTAATTTTCATCCCTCATTTTGCTCATTCCTTCAGCTCGGTTTACTTGAGCCATCTCTTCATAATGACACTGTAGTACTTCAACTTTCTTGATTTGCTTATTTTGAGTCGTTCTATTTATTTCTGTTGCATAACGTGGCGGTTATtatcatcactttttttttttttttttgtccacagcCTGACGAAAGATTGGAGCCTTTCTTTGACTCCCTGGTTCGCCAGACGCCTGTCCCAAACCTTTTCTCTCTCCAGTTGTGTGGAGCTGGCTTTACCCAAAACTACTCGCTGGGCAGTGCTGCTGTTGGAGGTAGCATGGTAAGACACACATGGATAACACTTTTTTCATCCAATATCAGATGTAAAGCCAATCTTTAATGATCTTACGTAGATCATTGGAGGTGTGGACCCATCCCTCTACGTTGGAGAGCTTTGGTATACTCCCATCCGTAGAGAGTGGTACTATGAGGTGATTATTGTGCGTATTGAAGTGAATGGACAGGATCTCAACATGGACTGTAAGGAGGTAAGTAAGGCGTGAAGCATGGATGGCAATGTAAACTGGAGGGAAAAGTATTTGATTGTGAGTCAACTGGTTATAAAAGCAAGTATTTCTCATTAATCTGTCCTTTACAGTACAACTACGATAAGAGCATTGTGGACAGTGGCACCACCAATCTTCGATTGCCAAGAAAAGTCTTCCACGCTGCAGTCAAGGCGATTGAAGCAGCTTCCTCAGTCAGTCTCTGACCATTTaatgtctactgtatatactgtatttagagatgtaataaagtaataaaaaaaaaattaattagctGACCAACATAATGAGTTCAGCTTCATGAGCTCTTCTGTGTGTTCAGGACCTtaagtaatatacagtatatggtccACATTTAGTATTGGGATTTTCAGTTTCAAGTAGTATCGTGTCTCACTGTACTACTCATCTCTCATTTGTACTGCATAGAACACGTAGAGATCAATCGTCCTCCTTTCCTTTGTTTTAGACAGAACAATTTCCCTCTGGGTTCTGGCTTGGTGAGCAGTTGGTATGTTGGCAGGCCGGCACTACACCCTGGCACATCTTCCCAGTCATCTCCCTTTACCTGATGAGTGAAAACCGTAACCAGTCTTTCAGAATCTCCATCCTTCCCCAGGTAATGACACAAAAGTTCGACAAGAGTTAGTTATTTATGACAACAGAAGCGTCATGAGAATACGCGAGGTCATGTGAGGGCATTGTAAATTGTGGCCAAGGTTTTTCCATCGTCTGAGAATTTTATGATAGGTGACAACCAGACGTACCATTTTTTTGGCCGTGCGatttttggcgttccccaaatcgttttttttttcgtgGAGCATGTAGTTGTGTGACCGGGAAGGAGTAAGAAATAGTGCACCAGTGGCCCACGACACACAtaggagtccgcaagtgcgTCGTTtgaaaaaatagacattttacacaaacctgacaccagcgaaacgtacgaaagacacacgttgggcGTTCGGACGACGCCTGAAGAGGGtttgagtttgtttgacatgaaccTCCGTGGCTGGTCTACGGCTCGAAAATCAGAACGTCACACGTGCACCCATTGTGCCTTTCTTCCGTTTTTTTGGCACGTAGACCGGCCATAGGAACCCGTACGACAGGTGACCTAGGCTTAATTTCACTTCACgcttcactttccttttctttgactcaCTTCCATCATAATTTTTGCATTGGTGCGATGTGACGCTGACAACGCTATTGCTGTAATCCAGTATACATGAGATATATCAATGCAAGACTCTTTACTGTGGCTCTAGTGAAAATGCAAAACGGATAAAAACTATCATGCCAAGGCAAATGTGCGTTTTCTttgacaaaatatgaaaaaaaaaaaattctgttgaCTGTCACTGGATAATGAAGCAccattaaaatgcattttggtGTGCGAGAGGTTTGGGGTTATACCTCTCACTCTTCTAGTTGTCAGTATGTCACCCTTGACattttttcctttctgtttttattCAGCAATACCTACGGCCAGTGGAGGACGTAGCTTCAGCTCAGGAGGACTGTTATAAGTTTGCTGTGTCCCCATCAAGCACTGGGACAGTGATGGGAGCAGTCATCATGGAAGGATTTTATGTGGTGTTTGACCGAGAGAAGAGACGAATTGGCTTTGCTGTCAGTACCTGTCATGGTGAGTAAAACAGGATGGATTCCTGTGAAAGTCCTAGCAGGAGGGTATGGAGGCGTAGGAGCGAGccctgtttttaaaaacagacatttttatgggcgtagcAATTACTTGCAGATTTTCAGCATTTGCTGGTAGGCTTGGGATGTAACCCTCATGAAAAGTGGGCTTCTGCTGTATGTGATATGCCAATGAAGCTGTTTGGATTATATTATCCTAATCAATCCCATTCTGCCATTTTCAGTTCATGACGAGTTTCGCACAGCCTCAGTGGAAGGCCCGTTCCATGGTATCGACCTGGAGGACTGTGGCTAcaacatcccccagacagacgAGTCCACACTTATGACTATTGCCTACATCATGGCGGGCATCTGTGCTCTATTCATGCTGCCATTGTGTCTCATGGTGTGCCAGTGGCGCTTTGCCCGCTGCCTTCACCCACAAGGGGACTTTTCTGACGACATATCACTTCTTAAGTGAACTGGCGAACAGGATGACTTCGAGAATCATGGAGGAATGGAATTCGCATGATGTTACAAAGTGTGCAGGAATATACTGAAAACTCTCTGAGGTGCTCTGAGATCACACTGTCTCCATCTGACTCTCACTTTTGTTACCAGGGCTCCTCCATTTCTGGTGTCATTTTCAGCCCCCATGGCATAGCTGGTGTTGACGGCCGTGCTGTGAGAAACTACTCTGCTGTTGCTTAAAACCGGAGGCTATCAGTGtggcaaatgtaaaaaaataaattaaaaaaagatgctCCAATTAGGACAAAACTAAAACTTGAAATATGAATGCTACAAATAAGATTAAGTGACAAGACTTGTGGCAAaaattatattgagtaatgctGAATTGAAGaaacaattgaaaaatgtaatgaaacacaATGAATGGTTATCTACTTATGCAGGTCAGTGTTACAATACACAGATGAAttatctttaaaaatatatatatatatatatcattatacaattattagattatattaatattatattattatgaaccaTTTATGAAAAGCAAGCAATTtattacatgttttaaaaaaatgcttcagTGCTCCACACAGatgaaattattaaaaattttGTCAGAGTGAGTTGACCTGGATGTTTACAGTCTCGGAAGACATAATTGACATTATTCATGATGGCACGATTAATGTTAATGTGTGGTTCTGGTGGGTTTTTAGAGCTACTGTTATTGTTTATTGCAAAAGGGATGAGATGTGAGcatacctgtgtgtgtgcgtgcgtccgtgtgtgtgtgtgtgtgtgtgtgtacgtgtgctcATATGTATGCAGACAGATCAGAATTAAACTACTGAAAATTAAAGTATCtattaaatgacattattttgcaAACTCCACCAAAGAAGTCTTAATGCAAACTATGTAAGCATAAAACGTCTAATTTGatcaaatgtgtttgtttttgcttgaTGTGAAACTGAAACTCCTGAACACTATACCAGTATCAGATGTCACTCCTTGTACTGTAAGCTTAAATGTATCTATTATACATCAGATTTATTTGACCGATTATCAGTTTGtgacaaaagacacacaaaacaccttGTTATTGTTGCAAACTAAGGTTGTGTTGTTGCACATGTTATCATCATATTAAATGTTACCAAACTATGACCTATAGGGCTTCTTTCAATGACACTCAAACAGCCTAACTCAATGCTGGATGTCTTTTAAGAggaccatatacagtacactatgCTCGGAAAAGGAAACCAGCGCAAAATGTTTTCCACTTTAAAAACGCAACATAACTCCACTGGCTGTAAATAGAGAAACTGAACTGTGTCTTTATCTGCCAGACACTGGTAGTACTGTTGTTCAAATAAAGAACATGTTTTGTCTGTAATATACaatgtcatttatttaatacattttcttgCACTAACAAGAAATGTATGTGcaggtacagtatgtgataAGCTCAAGACATCAACTACATCTCTGAATGTGTCctctgtgtatgtgcatgtaattatgatttttaaaaaattttaatttgcaCTTATTTTTCCGTGAGGATATTATAGTTAGTTGCTGGAGATATACAGTAGAAA is drawn from Dunckerocampus dactyliophorus isolate RoL2022-P2 chromosome 12, RoL_Ddac_1.1, whole genome shotgun sequence and contains these coding sequences:
- the bace1 gene encoding beta-secretase 1; the protein is MKSSRFQPRSFSLFVVWTILCQLGCGQSVPDSPGLPLAIRVPLSQGARPEQPPPQAGRLSGRRRRGVTASGVSFVDDMIDNLRGKSGQGYYVEMAVGSPPQKLNILVDTGSSNFAVGAAAHPFLRRYYHRSLSTSYRDLGRSVYVPYTQGRWEGELGTDLVSVPHGLNATLRANIAAITQSDRFFINGSNWEGILGLAYADIARPDERLEPFFDSLVRQTPVPNLFSLQLCGAGFTQNYSLGSAAVGGSMIIGGVDPSLYVGELWYTPIRREWYYEVIIVRIEVNGQDLNMDCKEYNYDKSIVDSGTTNLRLPRKVFHAAVKAIEAASSTEQFPSGFWLGEQLVCWQAGTTPWHIFPVISLYLMSENRNQSFRISILPQQYLRPVEDVASAQEDCYKFAVSPSSTGTVMGAVIMEGFYVVFDREKRRIGFAVSTCHVHDEFRTASVEGPFHGIDLEDCGYNIPQTDESTLMTIAYIMAGICALFMLPLCLMVCQWRFARCLHPQGDFSDDISLLK